A genomic region of Roseateles amylovorans contains the following coding sequences:
- a CDS encoding AraC family transcriptional regulator yields the protein MQLSPTSLPPSDGQLWLPTYELSGCVVAAMSRRCDAVQLKADADFYNHYPASPYCTVSWWMQGQGEWCDVGGERASAHRRRALPRITFNGPQRRPVTTWCSPPSHGLMLNFRPDALRRLTGVDAAQWLDQWVDAHEVMPPSWHDFLQRVLQASDDPTRMTLIEQFFRPLWRAEQTQSVTRRERIHDWCEDLARRAALSGKGRSARQFERRFKQWLGLPHRELFAMGRAERAFFEALAQDDGQEDIDWPDVAAAAGYADQSHMIRHARRITGFTPAALFKRVKAEPSFWTYRLWGIGGA from the coding sequence ATGCAACTCAGCCCAACCTCTCTCCCTCCCAGCGATGGCCAACTGTGGCTGCCCACCTATGAACTCTCTGGCTGCGTGGTGGCGGCGATGTCCAGGCGCTGCGATGCGGTGCAACTGAAGGCGGATGCCGACTTCTACAACCACTACCCGGCATCGCCCTACTGCACGGTGTCATGGTGGATGCAAGGGCAAGGCGAGTGGTGCGATGTCGGCGGCGAACGGGCTTCAGCACATCGCAGGCGGGCGCTTCCCCGCATCACCTTCAACGGCCCCCAACGACGCCCCGTGACCACCTGGTGCTCACCGCCCTCTCACGGTTTGATGCTGAACTTCAGGCCCGACGCATTGCGACGCCTGACGGGCGTGGACGCCGCGCAGTGGCTGGACCAGTGGGTGGATGCGCATGAGGTGATGCCACCTTCGTGGCACGACTTCCTGCAGCGGGTGCTGCAGGCGTCGGACGACCCCACCCGGATGACGCTGATCGAGCAGTTCTTCCGTCCGCTGTGGCGCGCAGAGCAGACCCAGTCAGTGACTCGGCGAGAACGCATCCACGACTGGTGCGAGGATCTCGCACGCCGGGCGGCATTGAGTGGCAAGGGGCGCAGCGCCCGCCAGTTTGAGCGCCGCTTCAAGCAGTGGCTGGGACTTCCCCACCGAGAGCTCTTCGCGATGGGACGCGCCGAGCGTGCCTTCTTCGAAGCCTTGGCCCAGGACGATGGCCAAGAAGACATCGATTGGCCCGACGTCGCCGCAGCAGCCGGCTACGCCGACCAGTCCCACATGATCCGCCATGCGCGCAGGATCACCGGGTTCACGCCGGCGGCGCTCTTCAAACGCGTCAAGGCCGAGCCCTCATTCTGGACCTACCGGCTTTGGGGCATTGGGGGCGCATGA
- the trhA gene encoding PAQR family membrane homeostasis protein TrhA, producing MSDRSLPTAAAPAASVMVDRPQTLGEEIANAISHGLGTLLAIAALPILVTRAMGHGGMADVVAAAIFASTGILLYGISTLYHALPARLANGRLKAWLMRLDHAAIYVFIAGSYTPFTLGVLHSGPGVTLLIAVWAAAAFGVTIKLLNRLRHPLVSTALYLAMGWVVVFAIGPLIERTPGPGLALLVAGGLSYTLGAVVFLLDNKVRYAHFVWHLFVLGGSVCHFFAALFYAYA from the coding sequence ATGTCTGATCGTTCCCTTCCCACCGCCGCCGCTCCCGCCGCGTCGGTGATGGTCGACCGCCCGCAAACCCTGGGCGAGGAGATCGCCAATGCCATCAGTCATGGTCTGGGCACTTTGCTGGCAATCGCTGCGCTGCCCATCCTGGTGACGCGGGCGATGGGCCACGGCGGAATGGCCGATGTGGTGGCGGCCGCCATCTTCGCGTCGACCGGCATCCTGCTGTACGGCATCTCCACGCTGTATCACGCCCTGCCGGCGCGGTTGGCCAATGGGCGCCTCAAGGCCTGGCTGATGCGACTGGACCATGCGGCGATCTATGTCTTCATCGCCGGCAGCTACACGCCGTTCACCCTGGGCGTGCTGCACTCCGGCCCGGGCGTGACGCTGTTGATTGCCGTGTGGGCGGCGGCGGCCTTCGGGGTCACGATCAAGTTGCTCAACCGGTTGCGCCATCCGTTGGTGTCGACCGCGCTCTATCTGGCGATGGGCTGGGTGGTGGTGTTTGCCATCGGACCGCTGATCGAGCGCACCCCGGGACCGGGCCTAGCGCTGCTGGTGGCGGGCGGCCTGAGCTACACGCTTGGCGCGGTGGTCTTCCTGCTGGACAACAAGGTCCGCTATGCCCACTTCGTCTGGCACCTGTTCGTGCTGGGTGGGAGCGTCTGTCACTTCTTTGCCGCGCTGTTCTACGCCTACGCGTGA
- a CDS encoding DUF4336 domain-containing protein: MTSPKLIPVCEDIWQVRRALVVNGVPAHTRMTVVRLASGQLWVHSPVAPCADLITQLQQLGPVVAVVAPNCAHHLFAGSFMQAFPQARLYLAPGLARKRPDLQGHPLPDEPGNWQPDLAYHLWRGMPLINETVWFHARSGTLILTDVCQWWTGDALPWQAALWARLTRVRSRVGVPLHVRALVRDAEAAAASARQILNWPIQRISLAHDALVDVQAHEQLARALAPLLRRGR, from the coding sequence ATGACATCTCCGAAGTTGATTCCCGTCTGTGAAGACATCTGGCAGGTGCGGCGGGCACTTGTGGTCAATGGTGTGCCGGCGCACACGCGGATGACCGTGGTCCGGTTGGCCAGCGGCCAGCTCTGGGTGCATTCGCCGGTGGCCCCTTGCGCCGACCTGATCACTCAGTTGCAGCAACTGGGTCCGGTGGTGGCGGTCGTGGCACCCAACTGTGCCCACCATCTGTTTGCGGGCTCGTTCATGCAGGCCTTTCCGCAAGCCAGGTTGTACCTGGCGCCAGGGCTGGCGCGCAAGCGGCCGGACCTTCAGGGTCATCCCCTGCCCGACGAGCCCGGCAACTGGCAGCCCGATCTGGCCTACCACTTGTGGCGCGGCATGCCGCTGATCAACGAGACGGTCTGGTTCCACGCCCGCAGCGGCACCCTGATCCTCACGGACGTGTGCCAGTGGTGGACGGGTGATGCATTGCCCTGGCAGGCCGCACTTTGGGCACGGCTGACGCGTGTGCGCAGCCGCGTGGGTGTGCCCCTGCATGTCCGCGCCTTGGTGCGTGATGCCGAGGCCGCCGCCGCCAGCGCGCGGCAGATCCTGAACTGGCCCATCCAGCGCATCAGCTTGGCGCACGACGCGCTCGTTGACGTGCAGGCCCACGAACAGCTGGCCCGGGCGCTGGCCCCCCTGCTTCGTAGAGGGCGCTGA
- a CDS encoding di-heme oxidoredictase family protein, giving the protein MFGAVVAISAAGTLTGCGGGSSGNSTDTKPVADAPAPAPAPPASSPVGGTDEPELPPAPPEIPALPTGTGPAAPALPPSLQLPSGVDLSKPGSAVAVVKATSSASENNANGPDKAVDGNLTTRWSSTPDDKAWIQFDFGAKTQIGYMKLIWENAYGKEYALQVSDDGETWYQLRYVAGGKGGTEEFFNLNANVRYVRLQGVARATQYGYSLFEVTFNGPGNDNTLPSLNTSAFSAPPMGSTVVTPATPTVLEQTQFTLPDGTLVTRFGFVGRSRHARERGEDWAEVGYGTNATVDANGKPVDKGPGAYLNFISNYFKNRTWGVEFIDNSRVAGVTKPTVIVNQYYQQAQRGGGHSFFRRFDDPGVTGYGWMSPGTLLDRTTYTDGFKDLTSCPVVPKPPEGALLKPNTGYGGVIGANDGCSVVLDNVPGHQDVAANANGVMVPNGVNVPSRSLKVGDAIEFTGSFFSSRAAMDAIGDNGNFRYYTNEVTYVVGSGLRPWYGVQPRLMNAPLPADTLQGGTGSISYDYADNATFMFQQPNTQIGMQNMQRFVEGRRWFHTNMWTGDHNEAGNDRNTAAVKLQGPRFNQTNCFGCHINNGRSLAPQVINQRLDTMAVRTAAVDANGKQQPHPVYGLAVQMNARSLTTGVAQDWGNSVRVAGFDTKTVTLADGTVVTLSKPRVSFDGPTPAAYSLRSAQPVIGMGLLEAIPDADILARVRTTADEDGVKGQANLVYDPETGAVRVGRYGWKATKVSLRHQTASAALLDMSVTSPIYPNRDCLAGPAQCNRTKSEKGLSEDDLQLLSRYVALLGVPAQRSVTSGFPKGVTPLPYLDVNPTQIAAGAKVFSSIRCTACHVAEMKTGLASELAEMRNQTIKPYTDLLLHDMGSDLADNLVEDQASGSQWRTSPLWGIGYTEAVAGSGVKVGYLHDGRARTLTEAILWHGGEGAASRQRFVNLSTADRQALIAFLNSL; this is encoded by the coding sequence ATGTTCGGCGCTGTTGTCGCCATCAGCGCCGCTGGCACCCTGACCGGTTGCGGCGGCGGGTCCTCCGGCAACTCCACCGACACCAAGCCGGTGGCCGACGCTCCCGCGCCGGCACCCGCGCCCCCGGCATCCTCACCCGTCGGGGGCACCGACGAACCCGAGCTGCCACCGGCCCCGCCCGAAATTCCGGCATTGCCCACCGGCACCGGCCCGGCCGCGCCGGCCCTTCCGCCCTCGCTGCAACTGCCCTCGGGCGTGGACTTGAGCAAGCCCGGCAGCGCCGTGGCGGTGGTCAAGGCGACCTCCAGCGCCTCGGAGAACAATGCCAACGGACCGGACAAGGCGGTCGACGGCAACCTGACCACGCGGTGGTCCAGCACGCCTGACGACAAAGCGTGGATCCAGTTCGATTTCGGCGCCAAGACGCAGATCGGCTACATGAAGCTGATCTGGGAGAACGCCTATGGCAAGGAATACGCGCTGCAGGTGTCCGACGATGGTGAGACCTGGTATCAGCTGCGTTATGTCGCCGGCGGCAAGGGCGGAACCGAGGAGTTCTTCAACCTCAACGCCAACGTCCGGTACGTCCGTCTGCAGGGCGTGGCTCGCGCCACCCAGTACGGCTATTCGCTGTTCGAGGTGACCTTCAACGGGCCCGGCAATGACAACACGCTGCCGTCGCTCAATACCTCCGCGTTCTCGGCGCCGCCCATGGGCAGCACCGTGGTCACGCCCGCCACGCCGACGGTGCTGGAGCAAACCCAGTTCACCCTGCCGGACGGCACGCTGGTGACCCGATTTGGATTCGTCGGGCGCTCCCGCCATGCGCGCGAGCGGGGCGAAGATTGGGCGGAAGTCGGCTACGGCACCAATGCCACCGTGGACGCCAACGGCAAGCCGGTGGACAAGGGCCCGGGCGCCTATCTGAACTTCATTTCGAACTACTTCAAGAACCGCACCTGGGGTGTGGAGTTCATCGACAACAGCCGGGTGGCGGGTGTCACCAAGCCGACCGTCATCGTCAACCAGTACTACCAGCAGGCCCAGCGCGGCGGCGGCCATTCCTTCTTCCGCCGATTCGACGACCCGGGCGTGACCGGCTATGGCTGGATGTCCCCCGGCACGCTGCTGGACCGCACCACCTACACCGACGGCTTCAAGGACCTGACCTCCTGCCCGGTCGTCCCCAAGCCGCCGGAGGGCGCGCTGCTCAAGCCCAACACCGGCTACGGCGGCGTGATCGGCGCCAACGACGGCTGCTCCGTGGTGCTGGACAACGTGCCGGGCCACCAGGATGTGGCCGCCAATGCCAACGGCGTGATGGTGCCCAACGGCGTGAATGTGCCGTCGCGCAGCCTCAAGGTGGGCGACGCGATCGAGTTCACCGGCTCGTTCTTCTCCAGTCGCGCCGCGATGGATGCGATCGGCGACAACGGCAACTTCCGCTACTACACCAACGAAGTGACCTACGTGGTGGGCAGCGGCCTGCGGCCCTGGTACGGCGTGCAGCCCCGTCTGATGAACGCCCCGCTTCCGGCGGACACCCTGCAAGGCGGCACCGGCTCGATCTCTTACGACTACGCCGACAACGCCACCTTCATGTTCCAGCAGCCCAACACGCAGATCGGGATGCAGAACATGCAGCGCTTCGTCGAGGGCCGCCGCTGGTTCCACACCAACATGTGGACCGGCGACCACAACGAAGCCGGCAACGATCGCAACACAGCGGCGGTGAAGCTGCAGGGCCCGCGTTTCAACCAGACCAACTGCTTCGGTTGCCACATCAACAACGGTCGCAGCCTGGCCCCGCAGGTGATCAACCAGCGGCTGGACACCATGGCCGTGCGCACTGCGGCGGTGGACGCCAACGGCAAGCAGCAGCCGCATCCGGTGTATGGCCTGGCGGTGCAGATGAATGCCCGCTCGCTGACCACCGGTGTGGCACAGGACTGGGGCAACAGCGTGCGTGTGGCCGGCTTCGACACCAAGACGGTGACGCTGGCGGACGGTACCGTCGTCACGCTGAGCAAGCCGCGGGTGAGCTTTGACGGCCCGACGCCGGCCGCCTATTCGCTGCGCAGTGCGCAGCCGGTGATCGGCATGGGTCTGCTGGAAGCGATTCCGGACGCAGACATCCTGGCCCGGGTGCGCACCACGGCAGACGAAGACGGTGTGAAGGGTCAGGCCAACCTGGTCTACGACCCGGAGACCGGCGCCGTGCGGGTGGGCCGCTACGGCTGGAAGGCCACCAAGGTGAGCCTGCGCCATCAGACGGCCAGCGCCGCGCTGCTGGACATGTCGGTCACCTCGCCGATCTATCCGAACCGGGACTGCCTGGCCGGACCGGCTCAGTGCAATCGCACCAAGTCGGAGAAGGGCCTGAGCGAGGACGACCTGCAGTTGCTCTCGCGGTATGTCGCCCTGCTGGGTGTGCCGGCGCAGCGCAGCGTGACGAGCGGCTTCCCCAAGGGCGTGACCCCGCTGCCCTATCTGGATGTGAATCCGACGCAGATCGCAGCTGGCGCCAAGGTCTTCTCGAGCATCCGTTGCACCGCCTGCCACGTGGCGGAGATGAAGACCGGCCTGGCCTCCGAACTGGCCGAGATGCGCAACCAGACCATCAAGCCCTATACCGACCTGCTGCTGCACGACATGGGCAGCGACCTCGCCGACAACCTGGTGGAAGACCAGGCCAGCGGCAGCCAGTGGCGCACCTCGCCGCTGTGGGGCATCGGTTATACCGAGGCGGTGGCCGGTAGCGGCGTGAAGGTAGGCTATCTGCATGACGGCCGCGCCCGCACGCTGACCGAGGCCATCCTGTGGCACGGCGGCGAAGGTGCCGCCAGCCGTCAGCGCTTCGTCAACTTGAGCACGGCGGACCGTCAGGCGTTGATCGCCTTCCTCAACTCGCTATGA